A region of Micropterus dolomieu isolate WLL.071019.BEF.003 ecotype Adirondacks linkage group LG01, ASM2129224v1, whole genome shotgun sequence DNA encodes the following proteins:
- the rmc1 gene encoding regulator of MON1-CCZ1 complex, producing MSEEHYLELCENPVQFEHASSVNNVFFDEANKQVFAVRSGGATGVVVKGPEDKSSVAFRMDDKGEVKCIKFSIGNKILAVQRTSKSVDFINFIPDYPHTEFTQECKTKNANVLGFCWTNWNEIVFVTDQGIEFYQVFPDKRSLKLLKSQSINVNWYQYCPETAVILLSTTVQGNILQPFAFRNGTMSKMYKFEIELPVVPKPAKLTLSERDIAMAPIYGQLFVMYLKHHSRTANSPSAEVVLYHLPREAASKKTHVLKLNTTGKFALNIVDNLVVVHHQSSQTSLIFDIKLKDPDSAVNTHQPVLPARSIHPYRIPLSGPAVVPSQPPVPCQLYSSSWSVFQPDIIISASEGYLWYLQVKLPPTVNLLQDKGKLMDFLLRRRDCKMVILSVCSQILEGGEKGSLPVVATVFDKLNQVYKEYLEAEQTYTVAMESGPSRGSAAQKRPVRTQAVIDQSDMYTHVLSSFTERKGVSHKFIIAVLMEYIRSLNQFQITVQHYLYELVIKTLVQHNLFYMLHQFLQYHVLSDSKPLACLLLSLESTYPPAHQLSLDMLKRLSTANDEIVEVLLSKQQVLGALRFIRSVGGHDNVSARKFLDAAQQTGDQMLFYTVFRSFQQRNQRLRGSPSFNPGEHCEEHVVHFKQLFGDQALMKPSTV from the exons ATGAGTGAGGAACATTACCTGGAGCTCTGTGAGAACCCGGTGCAGTTTGAACATGCCTCCAGCGTCAACAACGTCTTCTTCGACGAGGCGAACAAGCAG GTGTTCGCCGTGCGTTCAGGTGGAGCCACAGGCGTGGTGGTCAAAGGCCCGGAAGACAAGAGCAGTGTTGCCTTCAG AATGGACGACAAAGGAGAAGTGAAGTGCATCAAGTTCTCCATTGGAAATAAAATCTTGGCAGTTCAGAGAACTTCAAAATCTGTG GATTTCATCAACTTCATACCCGACTATCCACACACAGAGTTCACCCAGGAATGCAAG ACGAAGAACGCTAATGTTTTGGGTTTCTGTTGGACCAACTGGAATGAGATCGTCTTCGTCACTGACCAGGGAATAGAGTTCTACCAG GTGTTTCCAGACAAGCGCAGTCTGAAGCTGCTGAAGAGTCAGAGCATTAATGTGAACTGGTACCAGTACTGTCCAGAGACGGCCGTCATCCTGCTGTCCACCACTGTGCAGGGAAACATCCTGCAGCCCTTCGCCTTCAGG AATGGGACCATGTCCAAGATGTACAAGTTTGAAATCGAGCTGCCGGTCGTCCCCAAACCTGCAAAACTCACTCTGTCGGAGAGAGACATCGCCATGGCACCCAT TTATGGTCAGCTGTTTGTGATGTATCTGAAGCATCACTCGAGAACAGCCAACAGTCCCAGTGCAGAAGTGGTGCTGTATCACTTACCAAG ggagGCTGCCAGTAAGAAGACTCACGTGTTAAAGCTGAACACGACGGGGAAGTTTGCTCTGAACATCGTGGACAACCTGGTGGTGGTTCATCACCAGAGCTCCCAG acgTCGCTGATCTTCGACATCAAGCTGAAGGATCCAGACTCTGCTGTCAACACACACCAGCCTGTCCTACCTGCCCGGTCCATACACCCCTACAGGATACCACTgtcag GTCCAGCCGTTGTTCCCTCCCAGCCTCCGGTACCATGTCAGCTCT ACTCTTCCTCCTGGAGCGTCTTCCAGCCTGACATCATCATCAGCGCCAGTGAAG gtTACCTGTGGTACCTGCAGGTGAAGCTGCCTCCAACTGTCaacctgctgcaggacaaaGGCAAATTGATGGACTTCCTGTTACGACGGAGAGACTGCAAGATGGtcatcctgtctgtctgctcacagA TTCTGGAGGGCGGGGAGAAGGGGAGTCTTCCTGTTGTGGCGACGGTCTTCGACAAACTCAACCAGGTGTATAAAGAATACCTGGAGGCAGAGCAGACCTACACTGTG GCGATGGAATCCGGTCCGAGTCGAGGCAGCGCGGCCCAGAAGCGTCCAGTCAGAACTCAGGCGGTCATCGACCAATCAGACATGTACACACACGTCCTATCATCGTTCACAGAGAGGAAG GGTGTCTCCCATAAATTCATCATTGCGGTGCTGATGGAGTACATCCGCTCTCTGAACCAGTTCCAGATCACCGTACAG CATTACTTGTATGAGTTGGTGATCAAGACGTTGGTGCAGCACAACCTCTTCTACATGCTGCACCAGTTCCTGCAGTATCACGTCCTCAGCGACTCCAAACCGCTA GCCTGTTTACTTCTGTCCCTGGAGAGTACGTATCCTCCTGCACACCAGCTGTCTCTGGACATGTTGAAG CGTCTCTCCACCGCCAACGATGAGATTGTCGAGGTTCTGCTGTCGAAGCAGCAGGTTCTGGGCGCGCTCAGATTCATCCGCAGTGTTG GCGGCCATGACAACGTGTCGGCCAGGAAGTTTCTGGATGCAGCGCAGCAGACCGGAGACCAGATGTTGTTCTACACCGTGTTCAGGTCGTTCCAGCAGAGAAACCAGCGGCTGAGAGGAAGCCCCAGCTTCAACCCCG gagAGCACTGTGAGGAGCATGTGGTTCACTTCAAGCAGCTGTTTGGGGATCAGGCTCTGATGAAACCCTCCACTGTGTGa
- the riok3 gene encoding serine/threonine-protein kinase RIO3, with product MDQTGVAAETPKSPWGSVALAAPACSLADVMSEQLARQLDEESNAFPTLTDPAADLLLSDDVSDTTSDLMLAQMLQMQFDREFDDQLRREEKKFNGDSKVSISFENYRMVHPYEDSDSSEDEVDWQDTRHDPYRADKPQTTPRKGFTGKGKNITTKHDEVTCGRKNTARMDNFAPEVHVGDGLGMDLKLSNQVYNSLKQHCYSEQRRSARLHEKKEHSTAEQAVDPRTRLLMYKMVNAGVLEKINGCISTGKESVVFHADGGSLEEQPVPDEVVLKVFKTTLNEFKNRDRYIKDDYRFKERFSKLNPRKVIRLWAEKEMHNLARMKKAEIPCPEVVLLKKHILVLSFIGKDHVPAPKLKDVTLGSEDMKNAFYQVLHMMQLMYQECNLVHADLSEYNMLWHEGKVWLIDVSQSVEPTHPHGLEFLFRDCRNVATFFQKRGVSEAMSVYELFNAVTGLNIPVGEEEEAEFISEIVALEKRNEDHVQKRGKKTFPVSSEDGDPPLKPDADD from the exons ATGGATCAAACAGGAGTCGCGGCAGAAACACCAAAG agccCGTGGGGTTCGGTGGCCCTGGCGGCTCCGGCCTGCTCTCTGGCCGATGTGATGAGCGAGCAGCTGGCTAGACAGCTGGACGAGGAAAGCAACGCCTTCCCTACACTCACTGA TCCCGCAGCAGATCTTTTGTTGTCAGATGACGTTTCTGATACGACCAGTGACCTGATGCTTGCTCAGATGCTGCAGATGCAGTTTGACCGCGAGTTTGATGATCAGCTCCGCCGGGAGGAGAAGAAGTTCAACGGAGACAGCAAAG TGTCCATCTCCTTTGAGAACTACCGTATGGTTCATCCGTATGAAGACAGCGACAGCTCAGAGGACGAGGTGGACTGGCAGGATACAAGACACGACCCATACAGAGCAG ATAAGCCCCAGACCACACCCAGGAAAGGCTTCACTGGGAAAGGCAAGAACATCACCACCAAACATGACGAGGTGACCTGCGGCCGCAAGAACACTGCGCGCATGGACAAT TTTGCTCCAGAGGTTCATGTCGGTGATGGGTTGGGGATGGACCTGAAGTTGTCCAATCAGGTGTATAACTCTCTGAAGCAGCACTGCTACAGCGAGCAGAGACGTAGCGCCAGGCTGCACGAGAAGAAGGAGCACTCCACTGCA GAGCAAGCGGTGGACCCTCGTACTCGTCTGCTGATGTATAAAATGGTGAACGCCGGCGTGTTGGAGAAAATTAACGGCTGCATCAGCACAGGAAAAGAGTCTGTCGTCTTCCACGCTGATGGAGGGAG cctgGAGGAGCAGCCGGTTCCAGATGAGGTGGTGCTGAAGGTTTTCAAGACGACGCTCAACGAGTTCAAGAACAGGGACCGTTACATCAAAGACGACTATCGCTTCAAAGAACGCTTCAGCAAACTGAACCCACGGAAAGTCATCAGGCTTTGGGCCGAGAAGGAGATGCACAACCTGGCCAG gatGAAGAAGGCAGAGATTCCCTGTCCGGAGGTTGTGCTGTTGAAGAAACACATCCTGGTGTTGTCTTTCATTGGCAAAGACCATGTCCCTGCACCCAAACTCAAAGACGTCACGTTGGGCTCAGAGGACATGAAGAACGCTTTCTACCAGGTCCTACAT ATGATGCAGCTGATGTATCAGGAGTGTAATCTGGTTCATGCTGATCTCAGTGAATACAACATGCTGTGGCACGAAGGGAAG GTGTGGCTGATAGATGTCAGTCAGTCCGTCGAGCCCACCCATCCTCACGGCCTGGAGTTCCTCTTCAGAGACTGCAGGAACGTTGCCACG ttctTCCAGAAGAGAGGCGTGAGCGAGGCGATGAGTGTGTATGAGCTTTTCAACGCTGTGACCGGCCTGAACATCCCTGTtggtgaagaggaagaggcCGAGTTCATTTCTGAG ATTGTGGCGTTGGAGAAGAGGAACGAGGATCACGTgcagaagagaggaaagaaaacctTCCCTGTCTCCTCTGAAGACGGCGATCCTCCTTTAAAACCCGACGCTGATGACTAA